A region of Sparus aurata chromosome 8, fSpaAur1.1, whole genome shotgun sequence DNA encodes the following proteins:
- the elapor2a gene encoding UPF0577 protein KIAA1324-like has translation MRSSAWFVASCALILCALGLIDGAKGQQPCSEADYYYEYTECDSTGSRWRVAIPQSPGACTGLPEPVRGTECTFSCDAGEFLEMSAQECTQCAAGSYSLGSGVRFDQWDSMPAGFSSLATSLENSPRGDDRLTCNSSSWVPQGNYLESNRDECTVSLIYAVHLKKQGSVSFEYQYPDKNLLFEFFIQNDQCQEMDQSADAKWLKLTNHGEWATHTVNLKSGTNILYWRTGGVLMGTKVVKPVLLKNVQIEGVAYTSECFPCKPGTFSHSPGSSTCDPCPHDTYSGHGASSCTPCNTTTQYAAEGSATCKDKPPCSKKDYFQIHTACDHEGKTQVMYKWMEPKICLEGVADAEPLPPSGEREPCPPCNPGFYNNDTATCSPCPPGTYSDGMKPCRKCPAGTEPTLGYEYKWWNVLPANMKTSCFNVGNSKCDSMNGWEVAGDHIQSGAGSSDNDYLILNIHIPGFKLPTSVSSHSATEFGRITFEFETVCAADCELYFMMDVNRKSTTVVESWEGAKTRQSYTHIMTKNASVSYTWAFQRTNQPSDVRRRVNDVARLYSITVSNAVDGVSSECRACALSAQPSSSTCVPCPPGHYIDTRTSQCTECPRNTYLVSHATPGPDACKPCGPASRSDKDHRLCYSDCHFTHTEGNATLTFDFSLLGSVGSLMNGPSFTSKGTKYFHQFNISLCGGQGQLAVCTDNVTDLSVTDSQREKGEGANSVKTFICQSTIIPASGRGFHTALSSQSINLADTFLGVTVENALDGVKAGPELWPQTSKKVPDINFYYRSLDETSSCVLGRSAVVTLRCNPVKSTKGDLSVPSRCPAGTCDGCTFHFLWESSGACPTCTDRDYHQIEGACKGGQQDLLYVWTEPKLCMGGVALPEKKTLPCEGMEYWVRLGAGLGAFTAVLLVSLTCYFWKKNKRLEYKYSRLVMSANKECELPGADSCAVMEGENEADMEDEVVYTKPSLLGKLKAIASKGNGENFEHVQLNSSHSKALVWS, from the exons ATGCGGTCCTCGGCTTGGTTCGTCGCCAGTTGCGCTCTCATCCTCTGCGCGCTCGGGCTGATTGACGGGGCCAAAGGACAGCAGCCGTGTAGCGAG GCGGACTACTACTATGAGTACACAGAGTGTGACAGCACAGGATCCCGGTGGAGAGTGGCCATCCCACAGAGCCCCGGGGCCTGCACCGGACTACCAGAACCAGTACGCGGCACTGAGTGCA CCTTCTCGTGCGACGCCGGGGAGTTCCTGGAGATGTCGGCTCAGGAGTGCACCCAGTGTGCGGCGGGGAGCTACTCCCTCGGCAGCGGCGTCCGCTTCGACCAATGGGATTCCATGCCCGCTGGATTCAGTAGCCTGGCAACCTCGCTAGAAAACAGCCCCCGCGGAGATGACAGGCTCACCTGCAACAG TTCGTCCTGGGTGCCTCAAGGAAACTACCTGGAGTCCAACAGGGACGAGTGCACGGTCTCTCTCATCTACGCCGTCCACCTGAAGAAGCAGGGCTCCGTCAGCTTTGAGTACCAGTATCCAGACAAGAACCTGCTGTTCGAGTTCTTC atcCAGAACGACCAGTGTCAGGAGATGGATCAGTCGGCTGACGCAAAGTGGCTCAAGCTGACCAACCACGGCGAATGGGCGACCCACACG GTGAACCTGAAATCTGGCACCAACATCCTGTACTGGAGGACAGGCGGAGTCCTGATGGGGACCAAAGTGGTGAAGCCTGTTCTGctgaaaaatgttcaaatagAAG GAGTCGCCTACACCTCAGAGTGTTTCCCCTGTAAGCCAGGGACGTTCAGCCACTCCCCGGGCTCCTCCACGTGCGACCCCTGTCCTCACGACACCTACTCCGGCCACGGTGCCAGCTCCTGCACCCCCTGTAACACCACCACTCAGTATGCAG CCGAGGGATCGGCCACGTGTAAGGACAAACCTCCGTGTTCCAAGAAGGACTATTTCCAGATCCACACAGCGTGCGACCACGAGGGCAAG ACGCAGGTCATGTATAAGTGGATGGAGCCTAAGATCTGCCTGGAGGGCGTGGCCGATGCTGAGCCGCTGCCTCCGAGTGGAGAGCGAGAGCCCTGCCCCCCCTGTAACCCCGGTTTCTATAACAACGACACAGCCACCTGCTCACCGTGCCCACCTGGGACCTATTCCGACGGGATGAAAC CGTGTAGGAAGTGTCCGGCAGGCACCGAGCCCACTTTGGGTTACGAGTATAAATGGTGGAATGTTCTTCCTGCCAACATGAAGACGTCGTGCTTCAATGTGGGCAACTCCAAATGTGACAGTATGAATG GCTGGGAGGTGGCAGGCGATCACATCCAGAGCGGAGCAGGAAGCTCAGATAATGATTACCTCATCCTCAACATCCATATTCCTGGCTTCAA GCTCCCCACGTCCGTGTCGAGCCACTCTGCGACCGAGTTTGGCCGCATCACTTTTGAGTTTGAAACCGTGTGCGCGGCTGACTGCGAGCTCTACTTCATGATG GATGTAAACAGGAAAAGCACGACAGTGGTGGAGTCCTGGGAGGGAGCGAAAACGAGGCAGTCGTACACGCACATCATGACAAAGAACGCCTCCGTTTCCTACACGTGGGCTTTCCAGAGGACGAACCAACCATCAGAT GTTCGTCGGAGAGTCAACGACGTGGCGCGGCTCTACTCCATCACGGTGAGCAACGCTGTGGACGGGGTGTCCTCAGAGTGCCGGGCCTGCGCCCTCAGCGCCCAGCCCTCCAGCTCCACCTGTGTGCCGTGCCCACCCGGACATTACATAGACACGCGCACCAGCCAGTGCACGGAGTGTCCGCGCAACACGTACCTTGTCTCTCACGCCACGCCGGGCCCAGACGCCTGCAAACCTTGCGGGCCCGCCAGCAGGAGCGATAAG gaTCACAGATTATGTTACAGCGACTGTCACTTCACCCACACCGAGGGCAACGCCACTCTGACTTTTGACTTCAGCCTCCTCGGGTCGGTGGGATCGCTGATGAACGGTCCGAGCTTCACCTCCAAAGGAACCAAGTACTTCCACCAGTTCAACATCAGCCTGTGTGGGGGACAG GGTCAGCTGGCCGTGTGCACCGACAATGTAACGGACCTATCCGTCACCGACtcccagagagagaaaggtgagGGAGCCAACTCCGTCAAGACCTTCATCTGTCAGTCGACAATAATCCCGGCGAGCGGACGAGGCTTCCACACGGCGCTCTCCTCGCAATCCATTAACCTGGCTGACACATTCCTCG GAGTGACGGTGGAGAACGCACTCGACGGAGTCAAGGCGGGACCAGAGCTGTGGCCCCAGACCTCCAAGAAAGTCCCTGATATCAACTTCTACTACAG GTCCTTGGACGAGACCTCATCTTGCGTCTTGGGTCGGAGCGCAGTGGTGACACTCCGCTGCAACCCGGTAAAGAGCACAAAAGGAGATCTCTCAGTTCCCAG CCGGTGCCCTGCAGGAACATGCGACGGCTGCACTTTCCATTTCCTCTGGGAGAGCTCGGGAGCTTGTCCTACATGCACAGACAGAGACTACCATCAGATAGAGGGAGCCTGCAAGGGAGGACAGCAG GACCTGCTGTATGTGTGGACGGAGCCGAAGCTGTGTATGGGAGGCGTGGCCTTGCCGGAGAAGAAAACGTTGCCGTGCGAGGGGATGGAGTACTGGGTGAGGCTGGGCGCAGGACTGGGAGCGTTCACCGCAGTGCTGCTCGTCTCCCTCACCTGCTACTTCTGGAAGAAGAACAAAAG GTTGGAGTACAAGTACTCCCGCTTGGTGATGTCTGCCAATAAGGAGTGCGAGCTGCCAGGTGCTGACAGCTGTgctgtgatggagggagagaacgAGGCAGACATGGAGGATGAAGTCGTGTACACAAAACCCTCTCTGCTCGGCAAACTCAAAGCCATAGCATCCAAA GGGAACGGAGAGAACTTTGAACACGTGCAGCTCAACTCGTCTCACTCCAAAGCGTTGGTCTGGAGCTAG